One window of the Streptomyces asoensis genome contains the following:
- a CDS encoding IclR family transcriptional regulator, translated as MDQGVLAVTARSAPGRLLAVLAAFDHTHPALSLTDISRRAGLTLTTAHRLVSALTEWGALERDPSGVYHVGLRLWEVAALAPRGLALRQVALPFLEDLYEATHENVQLAVRDGSEVVYTEWLSGRSAVGVHIRVGARWPLHVTGVGLALLAHSDFELQETYCAGPLASYTAHTITDPVRLRRVLAEVRRAGVAVSSRQVTDDALSVAAPVRGPGGAVTAAVSVVVPHADAQVPVLAPAVRIAARGISRALGWQPE; from the coding sequence ATGGACCAGGGCGTCCTCGCCGTGACCGCCCGCTCCGCGCCCGGCCGGCTGCTGGCCGTGCTCGCCGCGTTCGACCACACGCACCCCGCGCTGTCCCTGACCGACATCAGTCGCCGCGCCGGCCTGACCCTCACCACCGCGCACCGGCTGGTGAGCGCGCTGACCGAGTGGGGCGCCCTGGAGCGGGATCCGTCCGGCGTGTACCACGTGGGGCTGCGGCTGTGGGAGGTCGCGGCACTGGCGCCGCGCGGCCTGGCACTGCGACAGGTCGCGCTGCCGTTCCTGGAGGACCTGTACGAAGCCACGCACGAGAACGTGCAGTTGGCGGTGCGGGACGGGTCCGAGGTCGTCTACACCGAGTGGCTGTCGGGGCGTTCGGCGGTCGGTGTGCACATCCGGGTGGGCGCCCGTTGGCCGTTGCACGTCACCGGCGTGGGGCTCGCGCTGCTGGCGCACAGCGACTTCGAGCTCCAAGAGACCTACTGCGCCGGGCCGTTGGCCTCCTACACCGCCCACACCATCACCGATCCGGTGCGGTTGCGCCGGGTACTGGCCGAAGTCCGGCGGGCGGGCGTCGCGGTGAGCAGCCGTCAGGTCACCGACGACGCCCTGTCGGTGGCCGCCCCGGTGCGCGGGCCGGGCGGTGCGGTGACGGCCGCCGTGTCGGTCGTCGTCCCGCACGCCGACGCGCAGGTACCGGTGCTGGCACCGGCCGTACGTATCGCGGCCCGCGGGATCTCCCGGGCCCTGGGCTGGCAGCCGGAGTGA